One Trachemys scripta elegans isolate TJP31775 chromosome 4, CAS_Tse_1.0, whole genome shotgun sequence genomic region harbors:
- the LOC117875742 gene encoding exocyst complex component 3-like protein 2: MKNTETYETLIQAVHHIIVTEYVQAFLTASGKSSSAKRRKIANKIEVDHQAIRTLFEECFGPKTASLDDPIESILDFILLTDIEAMKIQLVLLLLKFPDIRKEHLNIILDLKGSLNGTDRNAMLEVVYDNCVGFERGHNSFFEAIEIKPGKYGICGCCCCY; the protein is encoded by the exons ATGAAAAATACAGAGACCTATGAG ACCCTCATCCAGGCTGTCCATCACATCATTGTCACTGAGTATGTTCAGGCTTTCCTAACTGCTTCTGGGAAGTCATCTTCTGCAAAGCGGAGGAAAATTGCCAACAAAATTGAAGTGGATCACCAGGCAATTCGAACGCTCTTTGAAGAATGCTTC GGCCCTAAAACTGCTTCACTGGATGACCCTATTGAAAGTATCCTAGATTTTATTCTACTTACTGACATCGAAGCAATGAAAATACAGCTTGTGCTTCTTCTCCTCAAGTTTCCAGATATAAG GAAAGAACATCTGAATATAATCTTGGACCTCAAAGGATCTCTCAATGGGACAGACAGAAATGCCATGTTGGAGGTGGTTTATGATAATTGTGTGGGATTTGAAAGAGGACACAATTCATTTTTTGAAGCGATAGAAATAAAGCCTGGAAAATATGGCatctgtggctgctgctgctgctattag